Genomic segment of Natronoarchaeum philippinense:
AACTTGTTGAAGTTCCAGATCCAGCGCAGCAGGAACACCGTCGCCAGAATGTACTTGAGTTCCGAGAGGGTGATGTCCTTGAACTGCGCGAACTTCGAGGCGCCGTCGATCTTGGCTGCCTCGTACATGTCGTTGGGGATCGCCTGCACACGCGCGATCAACATCAGGAACGCGAACGGGAAGTACCGCCACGCGTCGATGAAGACGACCGTCCAGATCGCCGTGTCGCCGTTGCTCAACAGGTCGATGCTGCCGGCGTACAGTCCAAGCACGTCACTTGCGACGAACGGGACGACGCCGTACAGCGGGTCGAGCATGAATCGCCAGACGAACGCGACCGAGATTAGGGGGGCGACGTAGGGCAACAGCACCATCCCGCGGAGGTAGCGCCGACCGCGGAACGAGCGGTTGAACAGCAATGCCGTCCCCAGCCCACCAAGCGTCGCCAAGGTCGTGCTAAAGAACGTGAACACGATCGTCGTCCGGAGGGCAGACCAGAACGCGCTGTTGTTCAACAGCTCGGTGTAGTGGCCCAGTCCGATCCACTCGGGCGACTCGGTCGGGCTGAGCGGCACGACCGTGAAGCTAAGGTAGACGTTGTACAGCACCGGGTAGAGGATCACGGCACCGATCAGCAACAGCGCGGGAGCGATCAGCGCGTAGCCCAGCAGCGCCTCCTTCTCTTCGATCGTTCGCTCGCCGCTACGATTGAGTGTGACCATTGTGCGAAATAACTACGAAAGTGTTAGTTGATGACGTTGCGCATCTGGTCGGCAACGTCGGTGGCGACCGTCTCGGCGTCCTCGCCCTCCGAGACGCGCCGGACGGCCTGTGCGACGAGGCTGCGGTTCGTGATCTCGCCGAACGCGGGGATCATCTGGCCGTCGACGTAGCCGAAGCGCTCGATGTTGTCGAACG
This window contains:
- a CDS encoding carbohydrate ABC transporter permease; this translates as MVTLNRSGERTIEEKEALLGYALIAPALLLIGAVILYPVLYNVYLSFTVVPLSPTESPEWIGLGHYTELLNNSAFWSALRTTIVFTFFSTTLATLGGLGTALLFNRSFRGRRYLRGMVLLPYVAPLISVAFVWRFMLDPLYGVVPFVASDVLGLYAGSIDLLSNGDTAIWTVVFIDAWRYFPFAFLMLIARVQAIPNDMYEAAKIDGASKFAQFKDITLSELKYILATVFLLRWIWNFNKFADIWLLTRRVETLPIYAYQVAFANYQHGQAAAISMVLFLALIVFVLVYVAWALDW